The following proteins are encoded in a genomic region of Takifugu flavidus isolate HTHZ2018 chromosome 3, ASM371156v2, whole genome shotgun sequence:
- the rnaseka gene encoding ribonuclease kappa-A, whose translation MRGLICGPKLAACGLVLSMWGVVMLALLGIFFTTHSAVLIEDVPLTEDDIHQDSNPPHRIYGLYNSIGYNCFIAAGIYVLVGLFSFCQMKLNKRKAYLVH comes from the exons ATGCGGGGTCTAATTTGTGGACCAAAACTTGCCGCCTGTGGATTGGTTTTGAGTATGTGGGGGGTTGTAATGTTG GCTTTGTTGGGGATTTTCTTCACCACACATTCAGCAGTTCTGATTGAAGATGTTCCATTGACTGAAGATGATATCCACCAAGA ttCAAACCCTCCTCATAGAATCTACGGCCTGTACAACAGCATCGGCTATAACTGCTTCATAGCGGCTGGTATCTACGTCCTGGTCGGcctcttctccttctgtcagatgaagctgaacaaacgCAAG GCGTATCTAGTGCACTAG